One Citrus sinensis cultivar Valencia sweet orange chromosome 5, DVS_A1.0, whole genome shotgun sequence genomic window, ATCTAACACTGATCGCTTCTTTCAATCAACATGCTGTCCAGGATAGCTAGCTGCGACTCTCATGGGCAAGATTCTTCCTACTTTCTTGGTTGGGAAGCTTACGAAAATAATCCTTATGATCAACTTCATAATCCCTCCGGAATCATTCAAATGGGACTCGCTGAGAATCAGGTCCgtaactttatttatttatttacaaaccaaatataaacatatattacaaaaataataagaagaagaagtataTATTTCTGTCACATGTGATAGCAATAGCATCAGCATGTAGGTGGCTAGAATAAATTTATCGTGGAATATAATTGGTCTTCCCACTAACGCTGTGATATTTCTTGCAGCTTTCGTTTGACCTCCTTGAGTCGTGGCTTGCAAGCAACCAAGAGGCAGTGGAGCTGAAGAGAAATGGAGAATCTCTATTCAGAGAGCTGGCTCTTTTCCAGGACTATCACGGCTTTCCAGACGCTAAGAAAGTAAATTTCTATCTCAGCcactaataattaatcaatcgTAATTTTACTAGCAACGTCAATATCGCTATAGCCTGTGTTAGTACCCGAACTTTAACATGACTTGTATACAGGAGCTCGTAAAGTTAATGGCGAGAATAAGAGGCAACAAGGTCAAATTTGATCTTAACAAGCTGGTACTCACAGCTGGTTCAACTGCAGCCAACGAGACTCTAATGTTTTGCCTTGCAGACCCCGGCGATGCTTTCCTTCTTCCCACACCCTACTACCCCGggtatgtatatatacatgtataaCACTTTAATAATCAAGTGCACATTACTTTCATTTCacataaattaagttgttgaaattaatgttaaacagttaattttctttctttgccaGATTCGATAGAGATCTTAAATGGCGTCCCGGAATTGAAATTGTTCCAATTCATTGCTCAAGTTCAAATGGTTTCAGAATAACCATTTCTGCCCTGGAAAATGCCTATCAACAAGCCCAAACACTTAACCTAAAAGTTAAAGGGGTTTTGATAACTAATCCTTCAAACCCCTTAGGCACAGCCATGACTCACCAAGAACTAAACCACCTCATTAATTTCTCCAAGTCCAAAAGAATTCACATAGTGAGTGATGAAATTTACTCAGGCACCGTCTTTGACTCACCCAGCAGCAGCTTTATAAGCATCATGGAGGCTGTAATGGACCGAAACATTGGCGAGTCCGATGATCTGTGGAGTCGCATTCACATTGTTTACAGTC contains:
- the LOC102612741 gene encoding 1-aminocyclopropane-1-carboxylate synthase 8, which gives rise to MLSRIASCDSHGQDSSYFLGWEAYENNPYDQLHNPSGIIQMGLAENQLSFDLLESWLASNQEAVELKRNGESLFRELALFQDYHGFPDAKKELVKLMARIRGNKVKFDLNKLVLTAGSTAANETLMFCLADPGDAFLLPTPYYPGFDRDLKWRPGIEIVPIHCSSSNGFRITISALENAYQQAQTLNLKVKGVLITNPSNPLGTAMTHQELNHLINFSKSKRIHIVSDEIYSGTVFDSPSSSFISIMEAVMDRNIGESDDLWSRIHIVYSLSKDFSMPGFRVGMIYSNNERVVSAATKMSSFGLVSSQTQYLLSRMLSDKKFTCNYMKENRKRLRKRKEMLVSGLKVAGIRCLKSNAGLFCWVDMRHLLVSNTFEAEKELWKKIIFEVGLNISPGSSCHCNEPGWFRICFANITEETLQVALQRIKVFAQSCNPQMLLLQRRSIIGKWISKLSSSSSYDQEPGR